The Nitrospirales bacterium genome includes a window with the following:
- a CDS encoding 2,3-bisphosphoglycerate-dependent phosphoglycerate mutase, producing the protein MAQLVLIRHGESQWNLENRFTGWVDVELSPKGVQEAKDAGEKLRPFRFDQAFTSGLRRAQETLRLILEVIGHTELPVERDPALNERMYGDLQGLNKAETVKKFGEEQVKIWRRSFDVQPPGGESLKDTADRVLPYYTRRIHPEILAGKTILVAAHGNSLRALVMHLEQLSKEEILEVNIPTGAPLLYEIDEQGSVADHRYL; encoded by the coding sequence ATGGCACAACTCGTACTCATTCGACATGGAGAGTCGCAGTGGAATTTAGAAAACCGCTTTACTGGCTGGGTCGATGTTGAATTGTCCCCGAAGGGGGTTCAAGAGGCTAAAGATGCGGGAGAGAAGCTTCGTCCCTTCCGTTTTGATCAAGCCTTCACGTCAGGGTTACGGCGTGCGCAAGAAACCTTGCGGCTTATTCTGGAGGTCATCGGCCATACCGAATTGCCGGTCGAACGTGACCCCGCTCTGAATGAGCGGATGTACGGAGATCTGCAAGGTTTGAACAAAGCCGAAACAGTGAAGAAGTTCGGTGAAGAACAAGTAAAAATCTGGCGGAGAAGTTTCGACGTCCAGCCGCCTGGTGGAGAGAGTCTCAAAGATACGGCTGACCGTGTTCTGCCTTACTATACCCGTCGCATTCATCCTGAAATTCTGGCCGGTAAAACGATTCTGGTGGCCGCGCATGGAAATAGCCTGCGAGCTCTTGTAATGCATCTGGAGCAATTGTCAAAGGAAGAAATTCTGGAGGTGAATATCCCGACCGGAGCCCCGTTACTCTATGAGATCGACGAACAGGGCAGCGTCGCGGATCACCGGTATTTGTAG
- a CDS encoding DUF3391 domain-containing protein, with translation MALIPLANLDDLRVGLYIKLECSWWKHPFTKNQFKILSPKEISTIRKIKKLNVLYDPELSDPPVDDAIPDTPFTLLQPEEPMEGQALAHEESESLGKPEATDEIQTEQKETRRRLFHEHRQQFRKVENAYWRILGESKDIFKGVSGGNPKGLQQAGQVVSNLGAVLEDPNSSMTLMDVVSSHGMSKGISYHALNVCILSMIVGRTLGLSKDQLNALSLAALFHDIGQRFLPVKVKFEGSGILTEADPQTFPLHPAQGKELLKTFPDFPEESLEAVYQHHERLDGSGYPLGLRNEQISYLAKIIMVVDEYDELCNAANPQASLTPHEALSRLFKANQDKDTCKFSIDIILAMIQSLSLFPPGTIVELNDGSFGIVTSINMSAPTKPLILLYLAETSKHEAVLVDLSKEEHLSISKSVRPKDLPPDILEHLSPRRMAIFIHANRTPDPIQVQLKSRF, from the coding sequence ATGGCACTGATTCCTCTCGCAAACCTCGATGACCTTCGTGTTGGTCTCTACATCAAATTGGAATGTTCCTGGTGGAAGCATCCCTTTACGAAAAACCAGTTCAAGATTCTTTCACCGAAAGAAATTTCGACCATCCGAAAAATTAAGAAACTCAACGTACTCTACGACCCTGAGCTCTCCGACCCTCCGGTAGACGACGCCATTCCTGACACGCCATTCACCCTTCTCCAACCGGAAGAACCCATGGAAGGCCAGGCACTAGCTCACGAAGAGAGCGAATCTCTTGGCAAACCGGAAGCGACGGATGAGATTCAGACTGAGCAGAAAGAAACCCGACGGCGTCTCTTCCATGAACATCGACAACAGTTTCGTAAAGTCGAAAATGCCTATTGGAGAATTCTAGGGGAAAGTAAGGATATCTTCAAAGGCGTCAGCGGTGGCAACCCCAAAGGCCTGCAACAAGCGGGGCAAGTCGTCTCGAACCTGGGAGCCGTCCTCGAAGATCCAAACTCTTCGATGACCCTCATGGATGTCGTCAGCTCCCATGGCATGTCAAAGGGTATTTCCTACCACGCGCTCAACGTCTGTATCCTGTCCATGATCGTTGGACGGACGCTCGGCCTGTCCAAAGACCAGCTCAACGCCTTATCGCTGGCCGCTCTGTTCCATGATATCGGTCAGCGCTTCCTTCCAGTCAAAGTGAAGTTTGAAGGCTCTGGAATCCTCACGGAAGCCGACCCTCAAACCTTTCCATTGCATCCTGCCCAGGGGAAAGAACTCCTTAAAACGTTCCCGGACTTTCCTGAAGAAAGTCTTGAAGCGGTCTACCAGCACCATGAACGACTCGATGGATCCGGTTATCCGCTCGGGTTACGAAACGAGCAAATTTCTTACCTGGCGAAAATCATCATGGTCGTCGACGAATATGATGAACTCTGCAACGCCGCGAACCCGCAAGCGAGTTTAACGCCGCATGAAGCCCTTTCCCGGCTTTTTAAAGCGAACCAGGACAAGGACACGTGTAAATTTTCAATTGATATCATATTGGCGATGATTCAAAGTTTAAGTCTTTTTCCTCCTGGAACCATTGTCGAATTAAACGATGGCTCTTTCGGGATCGTCACCAGTATCAACATGAGCGCCCCGACAAAACCCCTCATTCTGTTATATTTGGCGGAAACATCCAAGCACGAGGCAGTTCTCGTTGACCTCTCCAAGGAAGAGCACCTCTCCATCAGCAAGTCTGTTCGTCCCAAAGACCTTCCACCGGATATTTTGGAACACCTGAGCCCGCGTCGAATGGCGATTTTCATCCATGCCAATCGCACGCCTGACCCAATCCAAGTTCAACTCAAATCACGCTTCTAA
- a CDS encoding carotenoid biosynthesis protein: MEFALLFFNTILLRPYVFFFLGVSLFASRRLLGWKRTGLLFGLTWLIAFLAEFSSTRIGFPFGDYYYNASTVGQELYILNIPFMDSLSFTFLLYASYCMALTFALSTRRSGLIPRWDCNRLDRTSWAVVCLTTLFMTFIDIVIDPVALRGDRWFLGLIYGYPDTGVYFGVPIANFLGWATVGLSSIGLYGFIDRSGWLEEAIPDEIVSGNLLWGVALYYLVLGFNLVVTFWIGEYLIGMVGCLIFLPISVLLGLRICHGASAPQTSQT, encoded by the coding sequence ATGGAGTTTGCGCTTCTTTTTTTCAACACGATCCTGCTTCGCCCCTATGTCTTTTTCTTCCTGGGGGTTTCACTGTTTGCATCACGTCGGCTTCTGGGGTGGAAACGAACAGGACTCCTGTTTGGCCTAACCTGGCTGATCGCATTCCTTGCCGAGTTTTCCTCGACCCGAATCGGATTCCCGTTCGGAGATTATTATTACAATGCGTCGACCGTTGGCCAGGAACTCTACATCTTGAATATCCCGTTCATGGATTCTCTGTCTTTTACGTTTCTTCTCTATGCCAGCTATTGCATGGCTTTAACCTTTGCGTTGTCAACGCGGCGATCAGGGCTGATTCCTCGCTGGGACTGCAATCGGCTGGATCGAACTTCATGGGCCGTTGTCTGCTTAACGACATTGTTCATGACCTTTATCGATATTGTGATTGATCCTGTCGCTCTACGGGGTGATCGCTGGTTCTTGGGGCTCATCTACGGCTACCCGGACACGGGCGTGTACTTTGGGGTCCCCATCGCCAATTTCCTGGGATGGGCCACGGTCGGACTCTCTTCGATCGGACTGTACGGTTTTATTGATCGTTCCGGCTGGCTCGAAGAGGCCATTCCCGATGAGATCGTGAGTGGAAACCTTCTTTGGGGGGTTGCCCTGTACTACCTGGTATTGGGGTTTAACCTCGTCGTCACGTTTTGGATCGGCGAATACTTGATTGGAATGGTGGGTTGCTTGATTTTTCTTCCGATTTCCGTGCTGCTTGGTCTCAGAATTTGTCACGGAGCCTCCGCCCCCCAGACGAGCCAAACCTGA
- a CDS encoding polyprenyl synthetase family protein gives MEIQDYLKRQQEKIDQRLEQALPPGHPLAKVLYESMHYSLLGGGKRIRPILTLAAAEAVGCQSALVMPYAAALELIHTYSLVHDDLPAMDNDDYRRGRLTNHKVYGDGLAILAGDALLTMAFELCSQPSAETGIPADRQVRVIHELAVGAGHDGMVGGQVMDIQAENQDIDLMTLQTIHRYKTGKLIRAAVRIGGILGGATHTQLENLSAYAEDIGLAFQIADDVLNMTGTREELGKDAGTDAKRGKKTYPSFFGVDGARDLATDCINRAVKRLDAFGAPADPLRAIAHYVIQRRN, from the coding sequence GTGGAAATTCAAGACTACCTTAAGCGGCAACAAGAAAAGATTGATCAGCGCCTCGAGCAGGCTCTCCCGCCAGGCCACCCTCTCGCAAAGGTCTTGTACGAGTCGATGCACTACAGTTTGCTTGGAGGCGGAAAACGTATTCGTCCTATCCTTACGCTTGCAGCCGCCGAAGCGGTGGGGTGCCAAAGCGCGCTGGTCATGCCCTATGCGGCCGCCCTGGAGCTCATTCACACCTATTCCTTGGTGCACGATGATCTTCCAGCTATGGACAACGATGATTACCGGCGTGGCCGCCTGACCAATCACAAGGTTTATGGCGATGGCCTAGCCATTTTGGCCGGTGATGCGTTACTGACGATGGCGTTTGAATTGTGCAGTCAACCTTCCGCAGAAACCGGCATTCCTGCGGACCGGCAGGTGCGCGTGATTCATGAACTCGCGGTAGGAGCCGGACACGACGGTATGGTCGGAGGGCAGGTCATGGATATTCAAGCGGAGAATCAAGACATTGATCTCATGACTCTGCAAACCATTCATCGTTATAAGACCGGGAAACTCATTCGTGCCGCTGTAAGGATTGGTGGAATATTGGGGGGCGCGACTCATACCCAACTCGAAAATTTGTCGGCCTATGCCGAGGACATCGGTTTGGCGTTTCAGATTGCCGATGATGTCCTCAATATGACCGGTACGCGCGAGGAGTTGGGGAAGGATGCGGGGACCGATGCGAAACGGGGGAAGAAAACCTATCCCTCATTTTTTGGAGTCGATGGAGCGCGAGACCTTGCGACTGACTGTATCAACAGGGCTGTCAAACGATTAGATGCGTTTGGCGCGCCGGCCGATCCGCTTCGTGCGATTGCCCACTATGTGATTCAACGCCGCAACTGA
- a CDS encoding DUF2628 domain-containing protein, with protein MKWELVCPQAGWYILTKMSPCPSCDQQNPDEANFCLRCGSALAEPDVQEKPEQPSEEEVTAEPESSPGGVSEADLWQSAIGPSKSIQFTVKDGWSWRPAYLYYQEKFRQFQTPEGPRFALSWHWPAALLDSFLWFLYRKMYMFAFVYAVGPVISALAFGDWSVGIVWQIGAGVSANYLYYWHIKDHVERVRKNPGLDSQQQARTLKEEGGIQPYVLWLGAALHLFKVGLILALMNQGIPDIEQPLPTEPPADRKFL; from the coding sequence TTGAAATGGGAACTTGTGTGTCCACAGGCCGGATGGTATATACTCACGAAAATGAGCCCTTGTCCCTCCTGCGACCAACAAAACCCGGACGAAGCGAACTTCTGCTTACGGTGTGGTTCAGCGCTTGCTGAACCTGATGTCCAGGAGAAGCCGGAGCAACCCTCAGAAGAAGAGGTTACGGCCGAGCCCGAATCTTCGCCTGGTGGGGTCAGTGAAGCCGACTTATGGCAATCTGCCATTGGTCCGAGTAAATCCATTCAATTTACCGTCAAAGACGGCTGGTCCTGGCGGCCGGCTTATCTGTATTACCAAGAAAAGTTTCGCCAGTTTCAGACTCCAGAGGGTCCACGTTTTGCGTTGAGTTGGCACTGGCCTGCCGCGCTCTTGGATTCATTCCTGTGGTTTCTTTACCGCAAAATGTATATGTTCGCGTTCGTCTATGCGGTAGGCCCGGTCATCTCAGCACTCGCGTTTGGCGACTGGTCGGTGGGCATTGTCTGGCAGATTGGCGCCGGAGTGAGCGCCAATTACTTATATTATTGGCATATCAAAGATCATGTTGAGCGGGTAAGGAAAAATCCGGGATTAGATTCACAACAGCAAGCGCGTACGTTAAAAGAAGAAGGTGGGATTCAACCCTACGTTCTTTGGTTGGGGGCGGCTTTGCATTTGTTTAAAGTAGGGCTCATTCTGGCGTTAATGAATCAGGGGATACCGGACATCGAGCAACCACTTCCCACTGAGCCTCCGGCGGACAGGAAGTTCCTTTAA
- a CDS encoding NAD-dependent epimerase/dehydratase family protein, translated as MKALVTGATGFIGAAVARALLDSGVTVRALVRPTSDRQNLDGLPVEPVVGDLLDRASLRQALEGCQHLYHVAAHYALWDKNPETFYRINVEGTKNLCHAAAEAGVERIVYTSTIGAIGLPDGGGLGTEDTPVTLNQMAGDYKRSKYLAEQEVMKLAKTGLPVIIVNPSAPVGARDVKPTPTGQIIVDFMLGKMVAYIETGMNLIDVDDVAIGHLRAMERGRVGERYILGNRNVTLREICEILSDLTGIKAPTIKLPWRAVLPLAHINKWVADYVTHRTPRIPLEGVRMAKYHMHYDSAKALRELELPQTPIETSLKNAVDWFRAHGYA; from the coding sequence GTGAAGGCTTTGGTGACAGGAGCCACAGGGTTTATCGGTGCGGCGGTGGCTCGCGCGCTTCTCGATTCCGGCGTGACGGTTCGCGCCCTTGTTCGTCCCACGAGTGATCGCCAAAACCTTGATGGCTTGCCCGTGGAGCCGGTAGTTGGAGACCTGCTGGATCGCGCCTCACTTCGCCAGGCCCTTGAAGGATGTCAGCACCTCTACCATGTGGCCGCGCATTATGCGTTATGGGATAAAAACCCCGAAACGTTTTATCGAATCAATGTCGAAGGCACCAAAAATCTATGTCATGCGGCCGCAGAGGCCGGAGTGGAACGGATTGTCTATACGAGCACCATTGGCGCCATCGGACTTCCCGATGGTGGTGGGCTCGGGACGGAAGATACGCCCGTGACTCTGAATCAAATGGCTGGAGACTATAAGCGGTCAAAGTATTTGGCAGAGCAGGAGGTCATGAAACTGGCCAAAACCGGTCTACCCGTGATTATCGTCAATCCTTCCGCCCCCGTAGGCGCGCGCGATGTAAAGCCAACGCCCACCGGTCAGATCATTGTCGATTTTATGCTGGGGAAAATGGTGGCCTACATCGAGACCGGTATGAATCTGATCGATGTCGATGATGTGGCCATCGGCCATCTTCGCGCGATGGAGCGGGGCCGGGTGGGAGAACGGTACATTCTGGGAAATCGCAATGTGACGCTTCGGGAAATTTGTGAAATCTTGAGCGATCTTACGGGTATCAAAGCTCCAACGATCAAGCTGCCCTGGCGGGCCGTCTTACCGCTCGCTCATATCAATAAATGGGTGGCCGACTATGTGACCCATCGCACTCCGCGTATTCCACTGGAGGGTGTGCGGATGGCCAAGTATCACATGCATTATGATAGTGCGAAAGCCCTCAGAGAATTAGAACTTCCTCAGACGCCCATAGAAACGTCGCTCAAAAATGCCGTCGATTGGTTTCGCGCCCATGGCTATGCCTAA
- a CDS encoding pentapeptide repeat-containing protein encodes MTSSQRDREQLLEAHDQWKERQILSDEQPSQDSPDEAVSLDERDRPAPKPQVSFIRAHLPGADFNHADLQGKNFQGANLRGANFEGANLRGANFKGANLRGAHFRRASLGWADLQQADLIWADLQDTDLRGSNLQQANLRGANLGHADVSGADLSAADLSWSELRNTDFGTANLSRANLSGATLQGTRLETAITKDIQGLPTFSSQRTAAQTDDQLHLDTW; translated from the coding sequence TTGACTTCTTCTCAACGGGATCGAGAGCAGCTCCTCGAAGCCCATGACCAATGGAAAGAACGACAGATACTTTCCGACGAACAACCCTCGCAAGATTCGCCTGATGAAGCAGTGAGCCTTGACGAACGGGATCGCCCCGCACCCAAACCACAAGTATCCTTCATTCGCGCTCACCTACCTGGCGCCGATTTTAATCATGCTGACTTGCAAGGGAAAAATTTTCAAGGGGCCAATCTTCGGGGGGCGAATTTCGAAGGAGCCAATCTTCGGGGAGCGAATTTCAAGGGGGCGAACTTGCGCGGCGCACATTTTCGCCGTGCCTCGTTGGGCTGGGCGGATCTCCAACAAGCTGATTTGATCTGGGCAGACCTACAGGATACTGATCTGCGAGGAAGTAATCTTCAGCAAGCCAATTTGCGTGGGGCCAATTTGGGACATGCCGATGTGAGCGGAGCGGATCTCAGCGCTGCGGATCTTTCCTGGTCTGAATTGAGGAATACGGACTTTGGAACAGCGAATTTAAGTCGAGCCAATTTGAGCGGAGCGACATTGCAAGGAACGAGGCTCGAAACGGCAATCACAAAGGACATACAAGGGCTTCCAACCTTCTCCTCCCAACGGACAGCAGCTCAGACAGACGACCAGCTTCATCTCGATACATGGTAG
- a CDS encoding phage holin family protein, giving the protein MRGFLIRCGITAVAVVLASYIVPGIEMQSLLAGLVAAIVLSFLNALIRPLLYLLSAPLILFTLGLFMVFINAFLLNVVSFFVKGFVVESFWSAIGGAILISVVSAIMNIWIAEHGQVEVAMTSSRRKIRHIN; this is encoded by the coding sequence ATGCGTGGATTTTTAATTCGATGCGGAATAACCGCCGTGGCGGTCGTGTTGGCCAGCTATATTGTCCCCGGCATCGAAATGCAAAGTCTCCTGGCCGGGCTGGTGGCCGCGATCGTCTTATCGTTCTTGAATGCCCTGATAAGGCCCCTGTTGTACCTGCTGTCCGCCCCGCTAATCTTGTTCACGCTGGGGCTGTTTATGGTGTTCATTAACGCCTTCCTGTTGAATGTGGTTTCGTTTTTCGTCAAAGGTTTCGTGGTAGAAAGCTTTTGGTCGGCGATAGGGGGAGCCATTCTCATTAGCGTTGTGAGTGCTATCATGAATATTTGGATCGCTGAACATGGGCAGGTGGAAGTGGCCATGACCAGTTCACGACGAAAAATCCGTCACATTAATTAA